A stretch of Microcoleus sp. AS-A8 DNA encodes these proteins:
- a CDS encoding YopT-type cysteine protease domain-containing protein: MQSNVKYRTRVCNQSGWAKAMGRDINEGVCLGLTINWLGRTIKGKEEEMWQNMEQSLKPDTKTPLVGDLGKAINIQEVHLSGENVIGLSPLIDTGMYDELIKVGLEYDDKDSLRMAAPYIEKSQLEDINKRLIQSNNKHFILGISGDHGGHAIGITTSKGVLNSKVTIFDSNAGRYDAPLAEFNAAMTENYLDLQASYGNMTKLFTLFSLKEKKQEKH, from the coding sequence GTGCAGAGTAATGTAAAGTACAGAACAAGAGTTTGCAACCAAAGTGGTTGGGCCAAGGCGATGGGAAGGGACATAAACGAAGGAGTATGTCTTGGTCTAACAATCAATTGGCTAGGGCGGACAATAAAAGGAAAGGAGGAGGAGATGTGGCAGAATATGGAGCAAAGCCTAAAACCGGACACTAAAACCCCTCTAGTCGGAGACCTGGGAAAGGCGATTAACATACAGGAAGTCCATCTGAGTGGAGAGAATGTAATAGGATTATCTCCACTAATAGACACGGGAATGTACGATGAATTAATAAAAGTTGGACTGGAATATGATGACAAAGATAGTCTAAGAATGGCAGCACCTTATATCGAAAAGAGTCAACTGGAAGATATAAATAAGCGATTAATTCAGAGTAATAACAAGCATTTCATTTTAGGCATATCGGGAGATCATGGAGGACACGCCATAGGAATTACCACCAGCAAAGGAGTATTAAATAGTAAGGTCACGATCTTCGACAGCAATGCGGGAAGATATGACGCCCCACTCGCCGAATTTAATGCAGCCATGACGGAAAATTACTTAGACTTACAAGCGAGTTATGGTAATATGACAAAACTGTTCACATTATTCAGTTTAAAAGAGAAGAAACAAGAAAAACATTAA
- a CDS encoding ATP-grasp domain-containing protein codes for MKPISIYKELPVRNSKLFVWVFMPHRVTEQGLISQLGDETPLYRQELADVFAELGLKWKWQPITLENMHAVVEEVAASANEYIPVVLNYCIGDEDTNYPGTCVYKLLEAKGIASTGADFDSMELSTSKIRMKRAFVEAGVPTAPYEVIVDPSCVQGICDRLGTPLIVKPAMSFESRGLSLQSVVHSDEQLSEQVQRLLCGQHGMQFPPDSIFVERFINGSEFTVFLIGSVHQPESIKIYPPVERVFHSSLPETERFLSYERYHGKCEGETPLSPEATLFHCQRVNPTLHDRLCDLAKRAYCAVGGNGFGRVDVRMDKASQQLFVLEVNPNCDITGDRRSSVGKILHLSGTSFAQLMSEIIAAALARTKTSCLSLKG; via the coding sequence ATGAAGCCAATATCAATTTATAAGGAATTGCCTGTGCGTAACAGTAAGCTATTTGTCTGGGTATTTATGCCTCACCGCGTCACAGAGCAAGGGTTAATCAGCCAACTAGGCGACGAAACTCCGTTATATCGTCAAGAACTAGCAGATGTCTTTGCAGAACTTGGCTTGAAGTGGAAGTGGCAGCCAATCACCTTGGAAAATATGCACGCCGTTGTTGAGGAAGTGGCTGCTTCCGCCAATGAGTACATTCCTGTGGTGCTGAACTATTGCATTGGGGATGAGGATACCAACTACCCTGGCACTTGCGTTTACAAACTGCTAGAAGCTAAAGGTATCGCTTCTACAGGAGCAGATTTTGACTCTATGGAACTGAGCACCTCCAAAATTAGGATGAAGCGTGCCTTTGTTGAAGCGGGTGTACCGACGGCTCCCTATGAAGTTATTGTTGACCCTAGCTGCGTTCAGGGGATTTGCGATCGCCTTGGCACTCCCCTGATTGTCAAACCCGCGATGTCTTTTGAAAGCCGAGGACTTTCTTTACAATCAGTTGTCCACAGCGACGAACAGCTCAGCGAACAGGTTCAGCGATTGCTCTGTGGACAGCACGGAATGCAATTTCCGCCGGACAGCATTTTTGTGGAACGATTTATCAATGGTTCTGAGTTTACAGTCTTCCTAATCGGTTCTGTCCATCAGCCAGAAAGCATCAAAATCTACCCACCTGTGGAACGGGTGTTTCACTCCAGCTTGCCTGAAACCGAACGGTTTTTGTCTTACGAGCGCTACCACGGAAAGTGCGAAGGAGAAACTCCCCTGTCACCGGAAGCAACACTCTTCCATTGTCAACGGGTCAATCCAACCTTGCATGACAGGCTTTGCGACTTAGCCAAACGCGCCTACTGTGCAGTTGGTGGTAACGGATTTGGGCGAGTCGATGTGCGGATGGACAAAGCATCCCAACAACTCTTCGTCCTTGAGGTGAATCCTAACTGCGACATTACTGGCGATCGAAGAAGTTCGGTTGGCAAGATTTTGCACCTTTCTGGTACATCGTTTGCACAACTGATGTCAGAAATCATCGCGGCGGCATTGGCTCGGACTAAAACATCTTGTCTATCTTTGAAGGGGTAA
- a CDS encoding aminotransferase class I/II-fold pyridoxal phosphate-dependent enzyme has product MKIVPSLLETWLLQYQNAPYNLGESGVTNLSVGELISLTGCSVEELYQLSLENNDTYGSLGLRKAIASFYEGVTPDSILVTSGTTEAILIYFHVRYQPGANVVVPVPAFHILHEVPSFLGYEVRYLQLRPENNFRLNLEDLSKLVDDKTEVIVLNSPHNPTGVVYSDEEIKAVLELAQKHNAQILSDEHYRFLPHTNNIDILPSLYGRAPNVVALGSPGKCFGCIGLRIGWLIGSKEVIDACHNFKDYTTHTVCPINDFLAKSVLLNWKQIIPKYKGWISQNLVQFNNFVEQHSDVIGWVKPDAGTVAFPFFKEKSIKSDLFAQKLVEETGVLVLPGEAFDMPGFFRISFGVNPELFTTALNAFSRILRDYSPSQS; this is encoded by the coding sequence ATGAAAATAGTACCATCTTTATTGGAAACCTGGTTGCTTCAGTATCAAAATGCTCCCTATAATCTTGGGGAAAGTGGTGTCACAAATCTATCCGTTGGGGAGCTAATCAGTCTGACGGGGTGTTCTGTAGAAGAGTTATACCAGCTTAGTTTGGAAAATAACGACACCTATGGTTCTTTAGGCTTAAGAAAAGCGATCGCCTCTTTTTATGAGGGTGTAACTCCTGACTCAATTTTGGTCACATCTGGAACAACCGAAGCCATCTTGATTTATTTTCATGTTCGCTATCAGCCAGGAGCTAATGTAGTGGTTCCCGTGCCAGCATTCCACATCTTGCATGAAGTCCCCAGTTTTCTTGGCTATGAGGTTCGCTATTTACAACTGCGGCCAGAAAACAACTTTAGACTAAATCTAGAGGACTTATCAAAATTAGTCGATGACAAAACAGAGGTTATTGTACTCAATAGCCCTCACAATCCTACCGGAGTAGTATACTCTGACGAGGAAATCAAAGCCGTATTAGAGCTAGCCCAAAAACACAACGCCCAAATCCTTTCTGACGAGCATTATCGCTTCCTTCCACACACTAACAATATTGATATCTTACCCTCTTTGTATGGTAGAGCGCCCAACGTAGTTGCGCTGGGTTCTCCCGGCAAGTGCTTCGGCTGTATTGGTTTACGAATCGGATGGTTGATTGGCTCAAAAGAGGTAATAGACGCTTGCCATAATTTTAAAGATTACACCACTCATACAGTTTGCCCTATCAATGATTTTCTTGCCAAATCTGTCCTGCTCAACTGGAAGCAAATTATTCCTAAATATAAAGGATGGATTTCACAGAACTTGGTTCAGTTCAATAATTTTGTTGAGCAACATAGTGATGTGATCGGTTGGGTTAAGCCAGATGCCGGAACGGTGGCATTTCCTTTTTTTAAGGAGAAATCCATTAAAAGTGACCTATTTGCTCAAAAATTAGTAGAAGAAACTGGAGTGTTAGTTCTTCCAGGGGAAGCTTTTGATATGCCAGGTTTCTTTAGGATTAGTTTCGGAGTTAATCCAGAGCTATTTACTACAGCTTTGAATGCTTTTTCACGAATTTTAAGAGACTATTCACCAAGTCAATCTTAA
- a CDS encoding fatty acid desaturase family protein, which produces MVVSLPPTESSKIAFIYGSNVMKEKYERYKFSQEITSQIRDLTKLDNWHGLLALFENYFIILTSILITSHVTWFFYPLALLLIGSRQRALATLVHESAHGVLVKNKSLNWVLGTFCSGYLIFQQMIVYKKSHCSLHHRYLGNPELDPDFRLYREAGLYEPLSPRDFLLKHIIQPLLLLKVPRYLVYVVKHRLFSKEGNRHESLIMFAYLLILIGASIWLGFWDKLILFWLVPYITVFQVLGWFIELGEHYPLVGNSTVDLYMTRNRFSPWYEAFFTSMHGENFHLVHHLLPSIPFWNLPKAHQILLTDANYLRHNSQTGGIFCPANGAPSIVSSFIEYVRESANYNTTV; this is translated from the coding sequence ATGGTAGTTTCACTTCCTCCCACCGAGTCATCAAAAATAGCATTTATTTATGGTAGCAATGTTATGAAAGAAAAGTATGAGCGGTATAAATTTTCTCAGGAGATTACCAGCCAGATAAGAGACCTAACAAAGCTAGATAATTGGCATGGTCTACTAGCCTTGTTTGAAAACTATTTCATCATCCTTACCAGTATCCTGATTACAAGCCATGTCACATGGTTTTTCTACCCACTAGCGCTTCTACTAATTGGGTCTCGCCAGCGAGCTTTAGCTACCCTAGTACATGAGAGCGCTCATGGAGTATTAGTTAAAAACAAATCGTTGAACTGGGTACTGGGTACATTCTGCTCCGGATACCTGATTTTCCAGCAGATGATTGTATACAAGAAATCCCACTGCTCCTTGCATCACAGATACTTGGGCAACCCTGAACTAGACCCCGATTTTAGGCTTTATCGAGAAGCAGGACTGTACGAGCCACTTAGCCCTAGAGACTTTCTCCTGAAGCATATTATCCAGCCCCTGCTGCTGTTAAAAGTACCGCGTTACTTGGTCTATGTAGTTAAGCATAGACTCTTCTCCAAAGAAGGCAACCGTCACGAAAGTCTCATCATGTTCGCCTATCTACTCATCCTTATTGGTGCATCTATCTGGTTAGGATTTTGGGACAAGCTAATCTTATTTTGGTTAGTTCCCTACATCACCGTGTTTCAAGTTTTAGGATGGTTCATTGAACTGGGCGAACATTACCCACTCGTGGGAAACAGCACAGTCGATCTGTACATGACAAGGAATCGCTTTAGCCCCTGGTATGAGGCATTCTTTACCAGTATGCACGGCGAAAACTTCCACCTAGTCCATCATTTACTGCCCTCTATACCGTTCTGGAACCTACCGAAGGCACACCAAATTCTTCTTACTGATGCTAACTACCTTCGGCACAACAGCCAAACGGGAGGAATATTTTGTCCCGCAAATGGTGCTCCCAGTATCGTGTCAAGCTTTATTGAGTACGTTCGGGAATCGGCTAACTACAACACAACAGTCTAA